A genomic stretch from Saccharomyces paradoxus chromosome XVI, complete sequence includes:
- the NEW1 gene encoding New1p (ATP binding cassette protein~similar to YPL226W), with protein sequence MPPKKFKDLNSFLDDQPKDPNLVASPFGGYFKNPTADAGNSNASNKSSYQQQRNWKQGGNYQNASYQQGGYQSYNNNYNNYNNYSKYNGQSYQKTNYKQSAVTPNQSGTPTPSASTTSLTSLNEKLSNLELTPISQFLSKIPECQSITDCKNQIKLIIEEFGKEGNSTGEKIEEWKIVDVLSKFIKPKNPSLVRESAMLIISNIAQFFNGKPPQEAYLLPLFNVALDCVSDKENTVKRAAQHAIDSLLNCFPMEALTCIVLPTILDFLSSGAKWQAKMAALSVVDRIREDSANDLLELTFKDAVPVLTDVATDFKPELAKQGYKTLLDYVSILDNLDLSPRYKLIVDTLQDPSKVPESVKSLSSVTFVAEVTEPSLSLLVPILNRSLNLSSSSQEQLRQTVIVVENLTRLVNNRNEIESFIPLLLPGIQKVVDTASLPEVRELAEKALNVLREDDEADKENKFSGRMTLEEGRDFLLDHLKGIKADDSCFIKPYMNDETVVKYMSKILTVDSNVNDWKRLEDFLTAVFGGSDSQREFVKQDFIHNLRALFYQEKERADEDEGIEIVNTDFSLAYGSRMLLNKTNLRLLKGHRYGLCGRNGAGKSTLMRAIANGQLDGFPDKNTLRTCFVEHKLQGEEGDLDLVSFIALDEELQSTSREEIANALESVGFDEERRAQTVGSLSGGWKMKLELARAMLQRADILLLDEPTNHLDVSNVKWLEEYLLEHTDITSLIVSHDSGFLDTVCTDIIHYENKKLAYYKGNLAAFVEQKPEAKSYYTLTDSNAQMRFPPPGILTGVKSNTRAVAKMTDVTFSYPGAQKPSLSHVSCSLSLSSRVACLGPNGAGKSTLIKLLTGELVPNEGKVEKHPNLRIGYIAQHALQHVNEHKEKTANQYLQWRYQFGDDREVLLKESRKISEDEKEMMTKEIDIDDGRGKRAIEAIVGRQKLKKSFQYEVKWKYWKPKYNSWVPKDVLVEHGFEKLVQKFDDHEASREGLGYRQLIPSVITKHFEDVGLDSEIANHTPLGSLSGGQLVKVVIAGAMWNNPHLLVLDEPTNYLDRDSLGALAVAIRDWSGGVVMISHNNEFVGALCPEQWIVENGKMVQKGTAQVDQSKFEDGGNADAVGLKASNLAKPSVDDDDSPANIKVKQRKKRLTRNEKKLQAERRRLRYIEWLSSPKGTPKPVDTDDEED encoded by the coding sequence ATGCCTCCAAAGAAGTTTAAAGATTTAAACTCTTTCCTTGACGACCAACCAAAGGACCCAAATCTGGTCGCTTCTCCCTTTGGTGGTTATTTTAAAAATCCTACTGCTGATGCCGGTAATAGCAACGCTTCCAACAAAAGTAGCTACCAACAACAGCGGAATTGGAAACAAGGCGGCAACTACCAGAATGCGTCTTATCAACAAGGTGGTTACCAGTCGTATAACAATAACTACAACAACTATAATAACTATAGTAAATACAATGGCCAAAGTTATCAAAAAACTAATTACAAACAATCGGCTGTGACACCCAACCAAAGTGGGACTCCAACTCCATCTGCTTCTACCACATCTTTGACCtctttgaatgaaaaactGTCGAACTTAGAGTTAACACCCATCTCTCAATTCTTATCGAAGATACCTGAGTGCCAAAGCATCACTGATTgcaaaaatcaaattaAACTAatcattgaagaatttggcAAGGAAGGTAACAGTAcaggtgaaaaaattgaagagtGGAAAATAGTCGATGTTCTATccaaattcatcaaaccTAAGAATCCATCATTAGTCAGAGAATCTGCCATGCTAATAATTTCCAACATTGCTCAATTTTTTAACGGAAAACCTCCACAAGAAGCGTACTTGCTACCATTATTCAATGTGGCCCTTGACTGTGTTTCTGATAAAGAGAACACCGTCAAACGTGCCGCGCAACATGCCATTGATTCTTTGTTGAATTGCTTTCCAATGGAGGCTTTAACCTGCATTGTACTTCCCACAATTCTAGATTTCTTATCATCTGGTGCCAAATGGCAAGCTAAGATGGCTGCTTTGAGCGTCGTAGATAGAATAAGAGAAGATTCGGCGAACGATTTACTGGAACTAACTTTCAAAGATGCCGTTCCAGTTTTGACCGATGTAGCTACTGATTTCAAACCAGAATTGGCCAAACAAGGTTATAAAACATTATTAGACTATGTTTCTATCTTAGATAACTTAGATTTGTCTCCCCGTTATAAATTGATTGTGGACACTCTGCAAGATCCATCTAAGGTCCCTGAATCTGTAAAGTCGTTATCCAGTGTTACATTTGTCGCTGAAGTTACCGAACCCTCTCTGTCTTTATTAGTTCCTATCCTAAACAGATCTTTGAACctatcttcttcatcccAAGAGCAACTAAGACAGACCGTTATTGTTGTGGAGAATTTAACAAGGTTGGTGAATAACCGTAATGAAATCGAAAGTTTCATTCCTCTGCTTCTACCTGGTATCCAAAAGGTTGTTGACACTGCCTCCTTACCAGAAGTGCGTGAATTGGCTGAAAAGGCCCTTAACGTTTTAAGAGAAGATGACGAAGCcgacaaggaaaacaagtTCTCGGGAAGGATGACTTTAGAAGAAGGTAGAGACTTCTTACTTGATCATCTCAAAGGCATTAAAGCTGATGATTCCTGTTTCATCAAGCCTTACATGAATGACGAAACAGTCGTCAAGTACATGAGCAAGATTTTGACCGTGGATTCTAACGTTAACGACTGGAAAAGGcttgaagattttttgacCGCAGTTTTTGGTGGTTCAGATTCACAAAGAGAATTTGTCAAACAGGACTTCATCCATAACTTGAGAGCATTATTTTATcaggaaaaggaaagagcAGATGAGGACGAAGGTATTGAGATTGTCAACACTGATTTCTCCTTAGCTTATGGTTCAAGAATGCTtttgaacaaaacaaaTCTACGTCTTTTAAAGGGCCATCGTTACGGTTTGTGTGGTAGGAATGGTGCTGGTAAATCTACTTTAATGAGAGCAATCGCTAATGGTCAGTTAGATGGATTTCCTGATAAGAACACATTACGTACCTGTTTCGTCGAACATAAATTGCAAGGTGAAGAAGGTGATTTAGACTTGGTTTCTTTCATTGCTCTGGATGAAGAATTGCAATCTACTTCTCGTGAGGAAATTGCCAATGCTTTGGAATCTGTCGGTTTTGATGAAGAGAGAAGAGCTCAAACCGTTGGGTCTTTATCTGGTGGTTGGAAAATGAAGTTGGAGTTGGCAAGAGCCATGCTACAAAGAGCCGATATTTTATTGCTGGATGAACCTACTAATCATTTAGATGTCTCGAACGTTAAGTGGTTAGAAGAATATTTACTGGAACATACTGATATTACATCATTGATTGTTTCTCACGACTCTGGTTTCTTAGATACAGTCTGTACTGATATCATTCAttatgaaaacaaaaaattggcTTATTACAAGGGTAACTTAGCTGCATTTGTTGAGCAGAAACCTGAAGCTAAGTCTTATTATACTTTGACCGATTCTAATGCTCAAATGCGCTTCCCACCCCCAGGTATATTAACGGGTGTTAAGTCCAACACTAGAGCAGTCGCTAAAATGACTGATGTCACTTTCAGTTATCCAGGTGCTCAAAAACCTTCCTTAAGTCATGTCTCCTGTTCATTGTCTCTGTCTTCTCGTGTGGCCTGTTTAGGTCCAAATGGTGCTGGTAAATCCACATTAATCAAGTTATTAACCGGTGAATTGGTTCCAAATGAAGGTAAAGTGGAAAAACATCCAAACTTACGTATTGGTTATATTGCTCAACATGCGTTGCAACACGTCAACGAACATAAGGAAAAGACGGCTAATCAATACTTACAATGGCGTTATCAATTTGGTGATGACCGTGAAGttttattgaaagaatCTAGAAAAATATCcgaagatgaaaaggaaatgaTGACAAAGGAAATTGACATTGATGATGGTAGAGGTAAGAGAGCTATTGAAGCTATTGTCGGTAGacaaaagttgaaaaaatcttttcaatatgaGGTCAAATGGAAGTATTGGAAACCAAAATACAATTCTTGGGTTCCAAAGGATGTTTTGGTTGAACatggttttgaaaaattggtcCAAAAATTCGACGATCATGAAGCCTCCAGAGAGGGTTTGGGTTACCGTCAATTGATTCCTTCAGTTATCACCAAACATTTCGAAGACGTTGGTCTAGACTCTGAAATTGCTAACCATACTCCACTAGGTTCCTTGTCTGGTGGTCAATTAGTCAAAGTCGTTATTGCAGGTGCTATGTGGAACAACCCTCATTTACTTGTTTTAGATGAACCTACCAATTATTTGGACAGAGACTCTCTTGGTGCTTTAGCCGTTGCTATTCGTGACTGGAGTGGTGGTGTTGTTATGATTTCGCATAATAACGAATTTGTTGGCGCTTTATGCCCTGAACAATGGATTGTGGAGAACGGTAAAATGGTTCAAAAGGGTACTGCACAAGTTGATCAATCCAAATTCGAAGATGGTGGCAATGCTGATGCCGTTGGCCTAAAGGCCTCTAACTTAGCCAAACCATCTGTCGATGACGATGATTCCCCAGCTAACATCAAGGttaaacaaagaaagaagagattgacaagaaatgaaaagaagttGCAAGCTGAACGTCGTCGTCTACGTTACATCGAATGGTTGTCATCGCCAAAAGGTACACCAAAACCAGTCGATActgacgatgaagaagattgA
- the CET1 gene encoding polynucleotide 5'-phosphatase (RNA 5'-triphosphatase involved in mRNA 5' capping~similar to YPL228W), whose amino-acid sequence MSYTDNPPQTKRALSLDDLVNHDENEKVKLQKLSEAADAARPLAENSEPDSNQISIGQDAPIDNYKESIGHDSHSQKPKSRKSSADDEETDTDDDVGTSGEINFDSEMAFDYDKQHRNLSPNGLPLTNDGTDAKVKLEKPSDVSIPHNIKSDEEQRLPKQGNDRDSANNYITQIPPQKQKQAEGKIAGNAMGSVVKEEEETNAAVNNIFEEKATLQSKKNNIKRDLEVLNEISASSKPSKYKNVPIWAQKWKPTIKALQSIDVKDLKIDPSFLNIIPDDDLTKSVQDWVYATIYSIAPEQRSFIELEMKFGVIIDAKGPDRVNPPVSSQCVFTELDAHLTPNIDASLFKELSKYIRGISEVTENTGKFSIIESQTKDSVYRVGLSTQRPRFLRMSTDIKTGRVGQFIEKRHVAQLLLYSPKDSYDVKISLNLELPVPDNDPPEKYKSQSPISERTKDRVSYIHNDSCTRIDITKVENHNQSSKSRQSETTHEVELEINTPALLNAFDNITNDSKEYASLIRTFLNNGTIIRRKLSSLSYEIFEGSKKVM is encoded by the coding sequence ATGAGTTATACTGACAACCCTCCTCAAACAAAAAGAGCTTTATCGTTAGACGATCTGGTCAATCACGAtgagaatgaaaaagtCAAATTACAAAAACTGAGCGAAGCAGCTGATGCAGCCAGACCTCTTGCCGAAAATTCAGAACCAGATTCAAATCAAATATCAATTGGCCAAGATGCCCCAATTGACAATTACAAGGAGAGTATTGGCCATGATTCACACTCACAAAAACCTAAATCACGCAAGTCATCAGccgatgatgaagaaacaGATACAGATGACGACGTAGGTACAAGTGGAGAAATCAATTTCGATTCAGAAATGGCCTTTGACTATGATAAACAACATAGAAATCTGTCACCTAATGGATTGCCTCTCACTAACGATGGTACTGATGCCAAGGTGAAGTTAGAAAAGCCTTCCGATGTTTCAATACCTCATAATATTAAGAGCGACGAAGAACAGAGACTACCGAAACAAGGCAACGACAGGGACAGCGCAAACAACTACATAACCCAAATACCACCACAAAAACAGAAACAAGCGGAGGGAAAGATAGCGGGAAATGCAATGGGAAGTGTAGTCaaggaggaagaagaaacaaatgCTGCTGTCAATAacatctttgaagaaaaagctaCTTTAcaatcaaaaaagaataatatcaaaagGGATTTAGAAGTTCTTAATGAAATATCTGCGTCTTCCAAACCTAGTAAGTACAAAAATGTCCCAATTTGGGCACAAAAATGGAAACCTACTATAAAAGCTCTTCAAAGTATAGATGTGAAAGATCTTAAAATTGACCCGTCTTTTTTAAACATTATTcctgatgatgatttaaCGAAGTCAGTACAAGATTGGGTTTATGCTACAATATACTCGATTGCTCCTGAACAAAGATCCTTCATAGAATTAGAAATGAAATTTGGTGTTATCATTGATGCGAAAGGCCCAGATCGTGTAAATCCACCAGTTTCTTCACAATGTGTTTTCACTGAGCTTGATGCTCACCTCACCCCAAATATTGACGCATCCCTGTTCAAAGAGTTAAGCAAATATATTCGTGGTATTAGCGAAGTCACGGAAAATACAGGTAAATTCAGTATTATTGAATCTCAGACAAAAGATTCTGTGTATAGAGTCGGATTATCCACACAAAGACCAAGGTTCTTGAGAATGAGTACAGATATTAAGACTGGTAGAGTAGGACAATTTATAGAAAAAAGACACGTGGCCCAATTACTATTATATTCACCAAAAGATAGTTACGACGTGAAAATCTCGTTGAACTTGGAATTACCTGTACCTGACAACGACCCGccagaaaaatataaatctCAAAGCCCAATCAGTGAAAGAACGAAAGACCGTGTTAGTTACATTCACAATGATTCCTGTACAAGAATTGACATTACGAAGGTTGAAAATCATAATcaaagttcaaaaagtaGACAGTCGGAGACAACCCATGAAGTCGAACTGGAAATCAACACGCCTGCGCTGTTAAACGCCTTTGATAATATAACAAACGATAGCAAGGAATATGCATCTCTTATCAGaacttttttgaataacgGTACAATCATAAGAAGAAAgttatcttctttatcataTGAAATCTTTGAgggttcaaaaaaagtcatGTAA
- a CDS encoding uncharacterized protein (similar to YPL229W), with translation MMPYNTPPNIQEPMNFAGSNAFSILPDTMSFQNFKYDRLQHQQQQQQLQQQLQQNAPPLQQPQQQQQQQPISPPLFLAGTGTSANSNLNKNANASTVPPLLFSRSSQHYVVPDIDHSSIIYKNNICKSFKDDLFFCPRSLLSLEEQQACEKMDRLTAEQMSLYHQNTRPSSNPGSLSSSPPNSASSIFNSRPKFNPYTSQSFNPLESVQE, from the coding sequence ATGATGCCCTACAATACCCCTCCAAATATCCAAGAACCTATGAATTTCGCAGGCAGCAACGCCTTCAGTATTCTTCCAGATACGATGAGTTTCCagaatttcaaatatgATCGTCTCCAGcaccaacaacaacaacaacaactaCAGCAGCAACTGCAACAGAATGCACCACCGTTACAGCAGcctcaacaacaacaacaacaacaaccaaTAAGCCCGCCTTTGTTCTTGGCAGGTACCGGTACCAGCGCAAACTCAAACCTTAACAAGAATGCCAATGCTAGTACTGTACCCCCATTACTCTTCAGCAGGTCATCTCAGCATTATGTCGTCCCGGATATAGATCACTCTTCCATAATATACAAGAACAACATCTGCAAATCTTTTAAGGATGACTTGTTTTTCTGTCCAAGATCTTTGCTTTCTCTCGAAGAACAGCAAGCATGCGAAAAAATGGATAGACTGACTGCTGAACAAATGTCATTGTATCACCAGAACACGCGCCCCAGTTCTAATCCTGGTTCCTTGTCTTCTTCACCGCCAAATTCTGCGTCTTCTATATTCAACTCTAGGCCGAAGTTCAATCCTTATACATCTCAAAGCTTCAATCCTTTGGAAAGTGTTCAAGAATGA
- the ALG5 gene encoding dolichyl-phosphate beta-glucosyltransferase (UDP-glucose:dolichyl-phosphate glucosyltransferase~similar to YPL227C), producing the protein MRTLTFLIENKNTVCFTLLVAIALSLYLLVYLFSHTPRPPYPEELKYTAIDENGLEISRALPNLSEHQDDEEIFLSVVIPSYNETGRILLMLADAINFLKGKYGSRWEIVIVDDGSTDNTTQYCLKICREQFKLNYKQFRVIKFSQNRGKGGAVRQGFLHIRGKYGLFADADGASKFSDVDKLIEAIRTIEASSTDVKTIKPAVAIGSRAHMVNTEAVIKRSMVRNCLMYGFHTLVFIFGIRSIKDTQCGFKLFNRAAILRIFPYLHTEGWIFDVEILILAIRKRIQIKEIPISWHEVDGSKMALAIDSIKMAKDLVVIRMAYLLGIYRDNKKC; encoded by the coding sequence ATGAGAACGTTGACATTCTTGATTGAGAACAAAAACACAGTCTGTTTTACGCTCTTAGTCGCTATAGCACTTTCACTGTATTTACTggtttatttattttcgCATACACCAAGGCCGCCATATCCAGAGGAGCTCAAATACACAGCTATTGATGAAAACGGCCTTGAAATTAGTCGTGCTTTACCTAACTTGAGTGAGCACCAAGATGACGAGGAAATCTTTCTGTCTGTTGTTATCCCAAGCTATAATGAAACAGGTAGAATTTTACTAATGCTGGCAGACGCAATCAACTTTTTAAAGGGAAAATATGGTTCCCGGTGGGAGATTGTGATAGTGGATGATGGTTCCACAGATAATACCACACAATattgtttgaaaatttgtAGAGAACAGTTCAAATTGAACTATAAACAATTCAGGGTCATCAAATTCTCACAAAACAGAGGTAAAGGTGGCGCAGTGAGACAAGGTTTTTTACATATTAGAGGTAAGTATGGTCTTTTTGCTGATGCTGATGGTGCTAGTAAGTTCAGCGACGTAGATAAATTAATAGAGGCTATTAGAACAATTGAAGCCTCTAGTACAGATGTAAAGACGATTAAGCCAGCTGTAGCAATTGGTTCCAGAGCACATATGGTGAATACCGAGGCCGTCATAAAGAGATCGATGGTTAGAAACTGCTTGATGTACGGTTTCCATACTTTAGTTTTTATCTTTGGTATCAGATCTATTAAAGACACACAGTGTGGATTCAAATTGTTCAACAGAGCCGCTATATTAAGGATTTTTCCGTACCTGCATACTGAGGGTTGGATCTTTGACGTAGAAATCTTGATTTTGGCCATCAGGAAAAGAATCCAAATAAAAGAGATACCAATTTCCTGGCATGAGGTTGACGGCTCTAAGATGGCTTTAGCTATTGATAGTATCAAAATGGCGAAAGACTTAGTTGTCATAAGAATGGCCTATTTATTAGGGATATATAGAGATAATAAGAAGTGTTAA